One part of the Sorangiineae bacterium MSr11954 genome encodes these proteins:
- a CDS encoding alpha/beta hydrolase has protein sequence MNPEAAPVGAAEEEQSFAVADDETKLFVRSRTRAPRSDTVQGEALPPAAEDEVRVFLCDGILCDGFVWKYLWNDLADLVSLTHWHYRGHGRSGAPHDPERIDIAAHADDLMAVRRKVGDPPAVLVGHSMGCQVALEGYRRHPDNVRGLILICGTFGKLTSTFKGLPLLDMLLPKLLDLALNRPDVVRALWSRIPPELAFNVAARIGEIDLTQVQREDIMPYMQHVPHVDFPLFLRMLRAAGEHTAGDYLGQIDVPTLIITGERDTFTPPFLAESMAKGIPGAELMVVKNGTHVAALEQHDMVDAKIREFLETRVLPAAKREPGT, from the coding sequence GTGAACCCGGAGGCTGCACCGGTGGGGGCCGCCGAAGAAGAGCAATCGTTCGCCGTAGCCGACGACGAGACGAAGCTTTTTGTTCGCTCGAGAACGCGTGCCCCGCGTTCGGACACCGTCCAAGGAGAGGCCCTCCCGCCTGCAGCCGAGGACGAGGTTCGCGTTTTCCTTTGCGATGGCATCCTCTGCGACGGGTTCGTGTGGAAGTACTTATGGAACGATCTCGCTGACCTCGTTTCGCTGACCCACTGGCACTACCGTGGTCACGGACGAAGCGGAGCGCCGCACGATCCAGAACGGATCGACATCGCGGCGCACGCCGACGATCTGATGGCCGTGCGCCGCAAAGTTGGCGATCCGCCCGCGGTGCTCGTGGGCCACTCCATGGGCTGCCAAGTGGCCCTCGAAGGCTATCGCCGTCACCCCGATAACGTTCGCGGACTGATCCTCATCTGCGGAACGTTCGGCAAGCTGACGAGCACCTTCAAGGGGCTGCCTCTGCTGGACATGCTGCTGCCGAAGCTCCTCGATCTCGCCCTCAACCGCCCCGATGTGGTGCGTGCCTTGTGGTCGCGGATCCCGCCCGAGCTGGCGTTCAATGTCGCGGCCCGCATCGGCGAGATCGATCTCACCCAAGTTCAGCGCGAAGACATCATGCCGTACATGCAACACGTGCCCCACGTCGACTTCCCGCTCTTTCTGCGGATGCTTCGCGCCGCCGGGGAGCACACCGCGGGCGATTACCTGGGGCAAATCGATGTGCCCACGCTGATCATCACGGGCGAGCGCGATACCTTCACCCCACCTTTCTTGGCCGAGTCGATGGCAAAGGGGATCCCCGGCGCAGAGCTGATGGTCGTCAAGAACGGCACCCACGTGGCCGCCCTCGAACAACACGACATGGTCGACGCCAAGATCCGCGAGTTTCTGGAGACGCGCGTCCTTCCGGCAGCGAAGCGCGAGCCCGGGACATGA
- a CDS encoding LysR family transcriptional regulator encodes MDVDPRRLRVLLTVVRCEGVVGASRALHLTPQAVSQQITGLEEELGVELFDRTRRRLSPTAVGLALAAHAERIEAELVAAGRAVAQATGRVSGVVRIAAFQSAIRWLVIEALPILRAEQPGVIPMVIELHGIGVERALRTGEVDLVVEERDDDEPEPIASGIAVRLFRRDPYFVVAPSSIARTLQTPKSLAGLRWVAAPENTACDYALQRLAKRGKFEPDIAHVIKEFPAIFALVAAGEGVAIIPELGLGDARGVEPCPIPDFGARKLFLLQRTSKRGTEPAVDAVASALSRKP; translated from the coding sequence ATGGACGTGGATCCCCGAAGATTGCGGGTTCTCCTGACGGTCGTTCGCTGCGAGGGCGTGGTCGGCGCATCGCGCGCGCTGCACCTTACGCCCCAGGCGGTGTCGCAACAGATCACCGGCCTCGAGGAGGAGCTGGGGGTGGAGCTCTTCGATCGAACGCGCCGGCGCCTCTCCCCCACCGCCGTGGGCCTCGCCCTGGCCGCGCACGCCGAGCGCATCGAGGCGGAGCTGGTGGCGGCCGGGCGCGCGGTGGCGCAGGCGACGGGGCGGGTCTCGGGGGTGGTGCGCATCGCGGCCTTTCAAAGCGCCATCCGCTGGCTGGTGATCGAGGCGCTCCCCATTTTGCGCGCCGAGCAGCCGGGCGTGATCCCGATGGTCATCGAGCTTCACGGCATCGGGGTCGAGCGCGCCCTGCGCACCGGGGAGGTCGACTTGGTGGTCGAAGAGCGCGACGACGACGAGCCCGAGCCGATCGCCAGCGGCATCGCCGTTCGCCTGTTCCGGCGCGATCCCTATTTCGTGGTGGCGCCTTCGAGCATCGCGCGCACCTTGCAGACCCCCAAGTCGCTGGCGGGGCTGCGCTGGGTGGCCGCGCCGGAGAACACCGCGTGCGACTATGCGCTCCAACGGCTGGCCAAGCGCGGCAAGTTCGAGCCCGACATCGCCCATGTCATCAAGGAGTTCCCCGCGATCTTCGCGCTGGTGGCCGCGGGCGAGGGCGTGGCGATCATCCCCGAGCTCGGGCTGGGCGATGCGCGCGGCGTCGAGCCCTGCCCCATCCCGGACTTCGGCGCGCGCAAGCTCTTTCTCCTGCAGCGCACCTCCAAGCGCGGCACCGAGCCCGCCGTCGACGCCGTCGCCAGCGCCTTGAGCCGCAAACCTTGA
- the greB gene encoding transcription elongation factor GreB, producing MSEPNYITKQGAKRLQDELAHLRSQERPKVVQEVSDAAAQGDRSENAEYIYGKKRLREIDRRMRFLTKRLEAVQIVTTPASTDRIFFGATVEVEDEEGVRSTYRIVGEDEIDLNRGDVSWRSPIGRALLKKEAGDVVMLRRPNGEIELTIVSIRY from the coding sequence ATGTCCGAGCCGAACTACATTACGAAACAGGGCGCCAAGCGCCTGCAAGACGAGCTCGCGCATTTGCGATCGCAGGAGCGCCCCAAGGTCGTCCAAGAGGTATCCGACGCGGCCGCGCAAGGCGATCGAAGCGAAAACGCCGAGTACATCTATGGGAAAAAGCGCCTGCGCGAGATCGATCGCCGCATGCGCTTTTTAACCAAGCGGCTGGAGGCCGTCCAAATCGTCACCACCCCGGCCAGCACCGACCGAATCTTCTTCGGTGCGACGGTCGAGGTGGAGGACGAAGAGGGGGTTCGCTCGACCTACCGCATCGTGGGCGAGGACGAGATCGATCTGAATCGCGGGGACGTGAGTTGGCGCTCGCCCATCGGGCGTGCGTTGCTCAAAAAAGAAGCGGGGGATGTGGTCATGCTGCGAAGGCCCAATGGCGAGATCGAGCTGACCATCGTATCGATTCGTTACTGA
- a CDS encoding S41 family peptidase has translation MGLLAFAGGLVGTVIASPHAAATPQGENPYAATLQLGRVLVQVENNYVDPVERTRLVNGAIAGMVQQLDPHSTYLPPQEFAAFQDDTEGKFGGIGIEVDLRGDGITVLAPIEGTPAERAGIRSGDRIVGIDGEQVVSSSLDTMIKRMRGKPGTHIKLTVHREGHRENIPFDLVREVIHVPSVASRLLDGNIAYVRIKQFQDRTHEELLRAAGQLRAQLQQRTTNGAAASAKGVPANNVNGVLLDMRSNPGGLVDEAAAVADEFLSSGGIYTTRHRGQTVDDVRARGGGAFSDVPVVILVNEWSASASELVAGALQDNRRALVVGSNTFGKGSVQSILELPGGAGLRLTIARYYTPSGHSIQADGIHPDVVLTAAKPADPGAFKPLHERDLEGHLAGEARKGPSAPVGAVRMAPAGATLDPTESREVPADPTKSKDFALRTGYELLREKVGKGPLVR, from the coding sequence TTGGGCTTACTCGCTTTCGCCGGCGGGCTAGTCGGCACGGTTATCGCGTCGCCTCACGCAGCGGCCACCCCGCAGGGGGAGAACCCGTACGCGGCCACCCTGCAACTCGGGCGGGTGCTCGTGCAAGTCGAGAACAATTATGTCGATCCCGTAGAACGCACGCGCCTCGTCAACGGCGCGATTGCGGGGATGGTGCAGCAGCTCGATCCGCACTCGACGTACTTGCCGCCCCAGGAGTTCGCCGCGTTTCAAGACGATACCGAAGGAAAATTCGGCGGCATCGGCATCGAGGTCGATCTGCGCGGCGATGGCATCACGGTGCTGGCGCCCATCGAGGGGACCCCGGCCGAGCGCGCCGGCATCCGCAGCGGCGATCGCATCGTGGGCATCGACGGCGAACAGGTCGTGTCGTCATCCCTGGACACGATGATCAAGCGCATGCGCGGCAAGCCGGGCACCCACATCAAGCTCACGGTGCATCGCGAAGGGCACCGCGAGAACATCCCGTTCGATCTGGTGCGCGAGGTCATTCACGTGCCGAGCGTGGCATCGCGGCTGCTCGACGGAAATATCGCGTACGTGCGGATCAAACAGTTCCAGGACCGCACCCACGAGGAGCTGCTCCGCGCCGCGGGGCAACTGCGGGCGCAATTGCAGCAGCGGACGACCAACGGCGCCGCGGCCTCGGCAAAGGGCGTCCCGGCAAACAATGTGAACGGCGTGCTCCTGGACATGCGAAGCAACCCCGGTGGCTTGGTGGACGAGGCTGCGGCGGTGGCGGATGAATTTTTGAGCAGCGGTGGGATCTACACCACGCGCCACCGCGGGCAGACGGTCGACGATGTGCGCGCGCGGGGCGGTGGTGCGTTCAGCGATGTGCCCGTTGTCATTTTGGTGAACGAGTGGAGTGCCAGTGCGTCGGAGCTGGTGGCCGGGGCGCTGCAAGACAACCGCCGCGCGCTGGTGGTGGGCTCGAACACCTTTGGCAAGGGCAGCGTGCAATCCATCCTGGAGCTACCTGGCGGCGCCGGGCTGCGGCTGACCATCGCGCGGTATTACACGCCGAGCGGACACTCGATTCAGGCCGATGGAATTCACCCCGACGTGGTGCTCACCGCGGCCAAGCCGGCCGATCCCGGCGCGTTCAAGCCCTTGCACGAGCGCGATCTCGAGGGCCACTTGGCGGGCGAAGCGCGAAAAGGTCCTTCCGCGCCGGTGGGCGCGGTGCGCATGGCCCCCGCAGGAGCAACGCTCGACCCGACGGAGAGCCGCGAGGTGCCGGCCGATCCCACGAAGAGCAAGGACTTTGCCCTGCGCACGGGCTACGAGCTCTTGCGGGAGAAGGTGGGCAAGGGACCGCTGGTGCGGTGA
- a CDS encoding cyclase family protein — protein MTEHRAAFDFRITFTNGGDLAGTGFRIDIPRPDVTPEEVGQLLVKSLGLLMAGDVELRNLSIFPEAHKGSRTVDAPAVRRRLVELSHPIAHGMITYPGLPAPEISDHLTRDACETSYGPGVRFQIGRISMVANTGTYVDSPFHRFDDGADLARLPLERLADLEGVVVRLAGSRRRGIEASELAPYDVAGRAVLLHTGWDRHWGTDAYGVDAPFLTKGATEWLIAEGAALVGIDSVNIDDMGDRSRPAHTGLLRAGIPIVEHLRGLDALPPSGFRFHAAPPRVERFGTFPVRAYAVIP, from the coding sequence ATGACCGAGCATCGTGCAGCGTTCGACTTTCGAATCACCTTCACCAACGGGGGCGATCTGGCGGGGACGGGCTTCCGCATCGACATACCCCGGCCCGACGTCACCCCCGAGGAGGTTGGCCAGCTTCTGGTGAAGAGCCTCGGTCTGCTCATGGCCGGCGACGTCGAGCTGCGGAACCTCTCCATCTTTCCGGAGGCCCACAAAGGCTCGCGCACGGTGGACGCTCCCGCGGTCCGGCGCCGCTTGGTCGAGTTGAGCCACCCCATCGCCCACGGCATGATCACGTACCCGGGCCTGCCGGCGCCGGAGATCTCCGATCACCTCACGCGCGACGCGTGCGAGACCTCGTACGGGCCCGGCGTGCGCTTTCAAATCGGCCGCATCTCCATGGTGGCCAACACCGGAACGTACGTGGACAGCCCCTTCCACCGCTTCGACGACGGCGCCGATCTCGCGCGCCTCCCGCTGGAGCGGCTCGCCGATCTCGAGGGCGTGGTCGTTCGCCTCGCGGGCTCGCGCCGCCGCGGCATCGAGGCGAGCGAACTCGCACCCTACGACGTGGCCGGGCGCGCGGTGCTCTTGCACACGGGCTGGGATCGTCACTGGGGCACCGATGCCTACGGCGTGGACGCGCCCTTCCTCACCAAGGGCGCCACGGAGTGGCTGATCGCAGAGGGCGCGGCGCTGGTGGGCATCGACTCGGTCAACATCGACGACATGGGCGATCGCTCCCGCCCCGCGCACACGGGGCTCTTGCGCGCCGGCATCCCCATCGTCGAGCACCTGCGCGGCCTCGATGCGCTGCCGCCGAGCGGCTTTCGTTTTCACGCGGCGCCGCCGCGCGTGGAGCGGTTCGGCACCTTCCCCGTGCGGGCGTACGCGGTCATACCATGA
- a CDS encoding S-adenosylmethionine:tRNA ribosyltransferase-isomerase codes for MHAATWPREHPLEERLLHIDPKAGTIRDAKVGDLPAMIRPGDLVIVNDAATLPGSLFGRTASGDPIELRLLARQGAPSRWKAVLFGAGDWRTKTEDRPAPPRLEAGDTLILGRSDLRLEGWRDPRSDPHVEARIEAIDPASPRLVTLRTDATLHDLYRIGRPVQYAYLERDLALWDVQTAYAARPWAAEMPSAGRPLTWGLLLELRRRGAKLASLTHAAGLSSTGDPELDARLPLAERYDIPAETAAAIQAARRSGQRIVAIGTTVVRALEGAASAHDGRVPPGEGETNLRIGPGFEPRIVDGLLTGVHDPAASHFALLAAFAPRELLARAYEHAERGGYLGHEFGDSSLILPA; via the coding sequence ATGCACGCTGCAACGTGGCCACGGGAGCACCCGCTCGAGGAGCGACTGCTCCACATCGATCCAAAGGCGGGCACGATCCGCGACGCCAAGGTGGGCGATCTGCCGGCGATGATCCGGCCCGGCGATCTCGTGATCGTCAACGACGCGGCGACCCTGCCGGGATCCCTCTTCGGCCGCACAGCCTCCGGCGATCCCATCGAGCTTCGTCTGCTGGCGCGGCAAGGCGCTCCATCCCGATGGAAGGCGGTGCTCTTCGGCGCGGGCGACTGGCGGACGAAGACGGAGGACCGCCCCGCGCCCCCACGGCTCGAGGCGGGCGACACGCTGATCCTCGGTCGCTCCGACCTCCGCCTCGAAGGATGGCGCGATCCGCGCTCCGACCCGCACGTCGAAGCCCGCATCGAAGCGATCGACCCCGCATCGCCTCGTCTGGTCACCTTGCGGACGGACGCGACGTTGCACGATCTGTATCGCATCGGAAGGCCGGTTCAATACGCGTACCTGGAGCGCGATCTGGCGCTCTGGGACGTGCAGACCGCCTATGCCGCGCGCCCTTGGGCGGCGGAGATGCCCTCGGCGGGTCGTCCGCTCACCTGGGGTCTCTTGCTCGAGCTACGCCGGCGCGGCGCCAAGCTCGCATCGCTCACCCACGCCGCGGGGCTCTCGTCCACCGGCGATCCCGAGCTCGATGCGCGCCTTCCGCTGGCGGAGCGCTACGACATCCCGGCCGAGACGGCGGCGGCGATCCAAGCAGCGCGGCGCTCGGGGCAAAGGATCGTCGCCATCGGCACCACGGTGGTGCGCGCGCTCGAAGGTGCCGCCAGCGCCCACGACGGGCGCGTGCCGCCGGGCGAGGGCGAGACGAACCTGCGCATCGGGCCAGGGTTCGAGCCGCGGATCGTCGATGGGCTCCTCACGGGGGTGCACGATCCGGCGGCGAGCCACTTTGCGCTGCTCGCCGCCTTTGCGCCCCGGGAGTTGCTCGCCCGCGCCTACGAGCACGCCGAGCGGGGAGGGTACCTCGGTCACGAATTCGGTGATTCCTCGCTCATTCTGCCGGCCTGA
- a CDS encoding AraC family transcriptional regulator translates to MTVGKVEREPTIAAPALWPVIDFLRAHGKDPNALLAHGGYTEDALRNPTLRVPHSRAANIYLSIRGTCDRPALGLAFAAYVRPETFAVIEYAARSSATVGDAILVTNRYARLIDDSFNFRLDPCGAFSLWRLTMDWPEPLLGIMSEYVIGIIARASRFLFGAALPSRELWLRCPSPRDRSPYEQAFSSPLRFSAPEYGILMQPEVLALRPRSADPTLANLIGQQAESMLSELGRASTCDEVRRAVCEELRSGAPAMTRIARRLSTTPSTLRRRLSEEGVRYKDLLESARRESACAYLSDRTLTMTEIAFRLGYRDATTFFKVFKRWTGQTPAEYRRGLGGAIPVKATG, encoded by the coding sequence ATGACCGTCGGAAAAGTCGAGCGAGAACCGACGATCGCGGCCCCTGCGTTGTGGCCGGTCATCGATTTCTTGCGGGCGCACGGAAAAGACCCGAATGCCCTTTTGGCGCACGGCGGGTACACCGAAGATGCGCTGCGCAACCCTACGCTTCGTGTGCCGCATTCGCGCGCGGCGAACATCTATCTTTCGATTCGCGGCACCTGCGATCGACCGGCGCTGGGTCTCGCCTTTGCAGCTTACGTTCGCCCCGAGACCTTTGCGGTGATCGAATATGCGGCGCGCTCCAGCGCGACCGTCGGCGATGCCATCCTGGTCACCAACCGCTACGCGCGGCTCATCGACGACTCGTTCAACTTCCGGCTGGATCCCTGCGGCGCCTTTTCCCTGTGGCGGCTCACCATGGATTGGCCCGAGCCGCTGCTCGGCATCATGAGCGAGTACGTCATCGGGATCATCGCGCGCGCGAGCCGCTTCTTGTTCGGCGCCGCGCTGCCGTCGCGGGAGCTGTGGCTCCGCTGCCCTTCGCCGCGCGATCGCAGCCCGTACGAGCAGGCCTTCTCCTCGCCCCTTCGCTTCTCCGCCCCCGAGTACGGCATCTTGATGCAGCCCGAGGTGCTCGCGCTTCGCCCGCGCAGCGCCGATCCCACCCTGGCCAATTTGATCGGCCAGCAAGCCGAGAGCATGCTGTCGGAGCTCGGCCGCGCCAGCACCTGCGATGAGGTGCGGCGCGCCGTGTGCGAGGAGCTTCGAAGCGGCGCGCCGGCCATGACCCGCATCGCGCGCCGCCTGTCCACCACCCCCAGCACCCTGCGCCGGCGCCTCTCGGAAGAGGGTGTAAGATACAAAGATCTCCTGGAGTCGGCGCGGCGCGAGTCGGCCTGCGCGTACTTGAGCGATCGCACGCTCACGATGACCGAGATCGCCTTCCGCCTCGGCTACCGCGACGCCACCACCTTCTTCAAGGTGTTCAAGCGCTGGACCGGTCAGACCCCCGCCGAATACCGGCGAGGCCTCGGAGGTGCCATCCCCGTAAAAGCGACGGGATGA
- a CDS encoding group 1 truncated hemoglobin, producing MRLSSLFGPNVTTKRAIQAALISTAMLGSFAAFGAGCGSKKPPTPPEPALIETADAGPPPEPEDAGPPAPKSLYERLNGREGIDKLVDALVQNASADGKLKKSFAKLKGEKLENFKKNLAEHICEIAGGPCKYTGGDVKSPHDSVNINDAQWDAFVQDFNAAVDEAKIDEKDKNELIALFAELRGDVVASKKSKK from the coding sequence ATGAGACTAAGCTCCCTTTTTGGTCCAAACGTTACGACAAAACGGGCGATTCAGGCCGCGCTGATCTCGACGGCCATGCTCGGGTCGTTCGCGGCTTTCGGCGCAGGTTGCGGTAGCAAAAAGCCGCCCACTCCGCCGGAGCCCGCTCTCATCGAGACGGCCGATGCCGGGCCGCCCCCCGAGCCGGAAGATGCCGGTCCTCCCGCCCCCAAGTCGCTCTACGAGCGGCTCAACGGACGCGAGGGTATCGACAAACTGGTCGATGCTCTCGTGCAGAATGCGAGCGCCGACGGCAAGCTGAAAAAGTCGTTTGCGAAGTTGAAGGGCGAGAAGCTGGAGAACTTCAAGAAGAACCTCGCCGAGCACATCTGCGAAATCGCCGGCGGCCCTTGCAAATACACGGGCGGCGACGTGAAATCGCCCCACGACTCGGTGAACATCAACGACGCGCAGTGGGATGCGTTCGTCCAAGACTTCAACGCCGCCGTGGACGAGGCCAAGATCGACGAGAAGGACAAGAACGAGCTGATCGCCCTCTTCGCCGAGCTTCGCGGGGACGTGGTCGCGTCCAAAAAGTCGAAGAAGTAA
- a CDS encoding TIGR04563 family protein: MGIGDKDPTGSVRNVESKTDKRKQSLYFPESMLQEIKEEAARLDRSLSWVVQRAWKISRLEIKKLPSVNDVEGGDDDDTDE; encoded by the coding sequence TTGGGCATTGGTGACAAAGACCCGACCGGTAGCGTTCGGAATGTAGAATCCAAGACCGACAAAAGGAAGCAAAGCCTCTACTTCCCAGAGTCGATGCTCCAGGAGATTAAGGAAGAGGCCGCCCGCCTCGACCGCTCACTCTCCTGGGTCGTACAGCGGGCGTGGAAGATCTCGCGTCTTGAAATCAAAAAGCTCCCTAGCGTCAATGACGTCGAAGGGGGCGACGACGACGACACCGACGAGTAA
- a CDS encoding O-methyltransferase — protein MKAASDAILRPEQAAYLEALEPPRDALLAKMEARAAERGYPVSDPEVASFLAVTARGARPRFIVELGTNIGYGAIVLARAAGPDARVLTFELSHDLCEEARGFIAEAGLEARITVRQGAALHELEKVEQPIDLAYIDCVKEEYPRYLELLVPRLSPHGIIVADNTLWYGHVARSVVPEAQRERTEALRAFNLALVQHPLLRAVVLPLGDGVAYAVKMPAVS, from the coding sequence ATGAAAGCTGCGAGCGACGCCATCCTCCGCCCCGAGCAAGCGGCCTACCTCGAAGCGCTGGAGCCGCCGCGCGACGCGCTCCTGGCCAAAATGGAGGCGCGCGCGGCCGAGCGAGGCTACCCCGTGAGCGATCCCGAGGTGGCCTCGTTCCTGGCGGTCACCGCGCGGGGGGCGCGGCCCCGTTTCATCGTGGAGCTGGGCACGAACATCGGCTACGGGGCCATCGTTCTGGCGCGCGCGGCCGGTCCCGACGCGCGCGTGCTGACCTTCGAGCTCTCGCACGATCTCTGCGAGGAGGCCCGCGGCTTCATCGCCGAGGCGGGGCTCGAGGCGCGGATCACCGTGCGCCAGGGGGCCGCGCTGCACGAGCTCGAGAAGGTCGAGCAGCCCATCGACCTGGCGTACATCGATTGCGTGAAGGAAGAGTACCCGCGCTACTTGGAGCTGCTCGTGCCGCGTCTCTCGCCGCACGGCATCATCGTGGCCGATAACACGCTCTGGTATGGGCACGTGGCCCGCTCGGTGGTGCCCGAGGCCCAACGCGAACGCACCGAGGCGCTGCGCGCGTTCAACCTGGCGCTCGTGCAGCACCCGCTCCTGCGCGCGGTGGTGCTGCCGCTGGGCGATGGCGTGGCCTACGCCGTGAAGATGCCGGCGGTGTCGTAG
- a CDS encoding carboxylesterase family protein, which translates to MMRFFILTSLAAALIGCSGDGTTADGAIRSELDPSDPGARPEASNAQGTTNPVVMTNRGAVRGKIDRGVPTFLGIPFAKPPVGSRRFKAPEPLDANWEGVRDATEGASACLQLLPQKGTFGSEDCLYLNVFTPPNATAGAKKRVMYWLFGGGFTIGAGDQDLVFDGTGNLYHGATFAKEQDVVVVTMNYRVGELGFTAHPALSAEDPHGSSGNYGTLDQIAGLQWVRDNIANFGGDPNQVTIFGESAGAVSVGHLLVSPLAAGLFHAAIMESGGIGVAPRARRYAQGQDVVTREGCAGAKDVPACLRHVPGFHFLNPLGNGLAITELFLKGVREGRMWQLWYGPNVDDYAFTSDDPYKIMREGKHNKVPLIVGNNSDEAALVPLLGADLVSYEAALDLVAGPFAADAKKMYPYFNPFPNGRRAIIDAGTDIIFGCDERRVARNAIKGGSSAVYRYVWTHGYRAPHVLSLLDGAFHAAEFPIVWNTTDAFLYSQTSAERLLGTRARSYWTNLITGNPNTASAPAWPKYDLETEKTMILDTTVTTRSKHRDSFCNYWDQALNQE; encoded by the coding sequence ATGATGCGATTTTTCATCCTGACAAGCTTGGCTGCAGCGCTCATTGGCTGTTCGGGCGACGGGACGACCGCCGACGGTGCCATTCGGAGCGAGCTCGATCCAAGCGACCCCGGCGCCAGGCCGGAGGCATCGAACGCCCAAGGCACAACCAATCCGGTGGTCATGACCAACCGGGGGGCAGTTCGCGGCAAAATCGATCGAGGGGTGCCGACCTTCCTGGGCATTCCCTTTGCGAAACCCCCCGTGGGCTCGCGGCGCTTCAAGGCACCGGAGCCGCTCGACGCGAACTGGGAGGGCGTTCGCGACGCGACCGAGGGGGCCAGCGCGTGCCTCCAGCTTCTGCCGCAAAAGGGCACCTTCGGTAGTGAGGATTGCCTCTACCTCAACGTGTTTACGCCGCCGAATGCGACGGCCGGGGCCAAGAAGCGCGTGATGTATTGGCTCTTTGGCGGCGGCTTCACCATCGGCGCCGGCGATCAGGACCTCGTCTTCGATGGAACGGGGAACCTCTACCACGGCGCGACCTTCGCGAAGGAGCAAGACGTGGTGGTGGTGACCATGAACTACCGGGTCGGAGAGCTCGGATTCACGGCCCACCCGGCGCTCTCGGCCGAAGATCCGCACGGCTCCTCGGGCAATTACGGGACGCTCGATCAGATCGCAGGCTTGCAGTGGGTGCGCGACAACATCGCCAACTTCGGCGGCGATCCGAACCAAGTGACCATCTTCGGCGAGTCGGCTGGCGCGGTGAGCGTGGGGCATCTTTTGGTCTCGCCGCTGGCGGCGGGCTTGTTCCACGCCGCCATCATGGAGAGCGGCGGCATCGGCGTGGCGCCGCGGGCGCGAAGGTACGCGCAAGGCCAGGACGTGGTGACGCGCGAAGGGTGCGCGGGCGCCAAAGACGTCCCCGCGTGCCTGCGCCATGTGCCGGGCTTCCACTTTCTCAACCCGCTCGGCAATGGCTTGGCCATCACCGAGCTTTTCCTGAAGGGGGTGCGCGAGGGGCGCATGTGGCAGCTCTGGTACGGGCCCAATGTCGACGACTACGCCTTCACCAGCGACGATCCGTACAAGATCATGCGCGAAGGGAAGCACAACAAGGTGCCGCTCATCGTGGGCAACAACTCCGATGAGGCGGCGCTCGTCCCGCTGCTCGGAGCGGATCTCGTCTCGTACGAGGCCGCCCTCGATTTGGTGGCGGGGCCGTTTGCGGCGGACGCGAAGAAGATGTATCCCTACTTCAATCCATTCCCGAATGGCCGCCGCGCCATCATCGATGCTGGAACGGACATCATCTTCGGATGCGACGAGCGCCGGGTGGCGCGCAATGCCATCAAAGGAGGGAGCTCCGCCGTTTACCGTTACGTTTGGACACACGGTTATCGCGCGCCGCACGTCCTTTCACTCCTCGATGGCGCCTTTCACGCCGCCGAGTTCCCCATCGTGTGGAACACCACCGACGCGTTCCTCTATTCGCAAACCTCGGCCGAGCGCCTGCTGGGGACGCGCGCGCGCTCGTACTGGACGAACCTGATCACCGGCAATCCCAATACCGCTAGCGCGCCCGCGTGGCCGAAATACGATCTCGAGACCGAAAAGACGATGATCCTCGATACCACCGTCACCACCCGGAGCAAACACCGCGACAGCTTCTGCAATTACTGGGATCAGGCGCTCAATCAAGAATAG